One candidate division WOR-3 bacterium genomic window carries:
- a CDS encoding response regulator: MTANNHTILLVEDDHNDVLLIKRAFQKVKIANPIIVLNDGEQAISYLAGREPYIERPLPVLILLDLKLPRKSGHEVLEWLRQQQTLKRLPVVVLTASSESSDINRAYDLGANSYLVKPVTFDALVEMVKTLNNYWMIFNKRAEVGND; encoded by the coding sequence ATGACCGCGAACAACCACACGATCCTTCTGGTCGAAGACGACCACAACGATGTGCTCCTAATCAAGCGTGCGTTCCAGAAGGTGAAGATCGCGAATCCGATCATAGTATTGAACGACGGCGAGCAAGCCATATCATATCTGGCAGGTCGCGAACCATATATCGAGCGTCCTTTGCCCGTGCTCATACTTCTCGATCTTAAACTGCCGCGCAAATCAGGTCATGAGGTGCTCGAGTGGCTGCGCCAGCAGCAGACGCTCAAGAGATTGCCGGTCGTCGTGCTCACTGCTTCCAGCGAGTCTTCTGATATTAACCGCGCTTACGACCTTGGCGCGAATTCATATCTTGTCAAACCGGTGACGTTCGACGCGCTGGTCGAGATGGTGAAGACGTTGAATAACTATTGGATGATATTTAACAAAAGGGCGGAAGTAGGCAATGACTAA
- a CDS encoding PAS domain S-box protein, which produces MKDEEKSKEQLLKELLDLRRTVVASNNGSHLKEEYNKTKENEQKYYNLFQNSNDAIFIQDLNGRIIDVNKKLLLLFGYDQSEIMSISMADLVNATEESKYRSALESLVSDGATVFEIDLKRKNGEPFPAEVSASTFAVNGEKVVQGIVRNISERKRAEEEFRKYRKHLEAFVAQRTDQLEAANKELESFAYSVSHDLRAPLRAMEGFASALLEDYAEKLDETGRDYAHRVVSAAQHMDILIQDLLAYSRLSRSALKPNAVSLDGVLGEVMHQLSSDIQKMDAQIRVERPLPEVMGDHATLVQVLSNLLSNAIKFVEPDVKPKVNIWAETLSSRVRLWVEDAGIGIAPEYHDRIFRIFERLQGMDAYPGTGVGLAIVKKGLERMGGKAGVDSAPGRGSKFWVELRAKGF; this is translated from the coding sequence ATGAAAGACGAAGAAAAATCAAAAGAACAACTCCTGAAAGAATTATTAGACCTACGCCGGACCGTGGTCGCCAGTAACAACGGCAGCCATTTGAAGGAAGAATACAACAAAACAAAAGAGAATGAGCAGAAGTACTACAATCTCTTTCAGAATTCGAACGATGCAATTTTCATTCAGGATCTGAACGGCAGGATAATCGATGTGAACAAGAAACTCCTGTTACTCTTTGGTTATGACCAGTCCGAGATCATGTCGATCAGCATGGCAGACCTCGTCAATGCTACGGAAGAGAGCAAGTATCGCAGCGCCCTCGAATCGCTCGTTAGCGACGGCGCGACGGTCTTCGAAATAGATTTAAAGAGAAAGAACGGCGAGCCCTTCCCGGCTGAGGTATCGGCAAGCACTTTCGCCGTCAACGGCGAGAAGGTTGTGCAGGGAATTGTGCGGAACATCAGCGAGCGCAAGCGCGCCGAAGAAGAATTCAGGAAATACCGCAAGCATCTTGAGGCATTTGTCGCGCAGCGGACCGACCAGCTCGAAGCCGCGAACAAGGAACTCGAATCTTTCGCATACTCGGTTTCGCATGACCTGCGCGCGCCGCTCAGGGCGATGGAAGGTTTTGCCAGCGCTCTGCTTGAGGATTATGCCGAGAAGCTGGACGAGACAGGCAGGGATTACGCACACAGGGTCGTTTCCGCGGCCCAGCACATGGATATATTGATCCAGGACCTGCTTGCATACAGCCGGCTCAGCCGCTCGGCATTGAAACCGAACGCGGTCAGCCTGGATGGCGTGCTTGGTGAGGTGATGCACCAATTAAGTTCAGACATACAGAAGATGGATGCTCAGATCAGGGTGGAGCGTCCCTTGCCTGAGGTCATGGGCGATCATGCTACACTCGTCCAGGTATTATCGAATCTGTTGTCCAACGCGATAAAATTCGTCGAACCCGATGTGAAACCGAAAGTAAACATCTGGGCCGAGACATTAAGCAGCAGGGTCAGGTTATGGGTTGAGGATGCCGGTATTGGGATTGCTCCGGAATACCACGACCGTATCTTCCGTATCTTCGAACGCCTTCAGGGCATGGATGCGTATCCCGGCACTGGCGTGGGTCTCGCGATCGTGAAAAAAGGTTTGGAACGCATGGGCGGCAAGGCGGGCGTCGACTCGGCTCCGGGCAGGGGCAGCAAATTCTGGGTCGAACTGCGCGCGAAAGGATTCTGA